One stretch of Streptomyces sp. 135 DNA includes these proteins:
- a CDS encoding M23 family metallopeptidase, which translates to MNDRHPSGSSTPQPSAPGADYATYDPHSAEHGGYGYDAHSTGTLDTGSFSTGSFDTGTFATDPLFGDMPGTEYGTGQWATTTTAQQQTADYDAYAGQHHAAAYDTGSYDTTSAWTTGDYQHLADIPAQQGPDSSGQWDATAWNQGPSTGQWETQVFETQTFETGAFETGTFDSGTFDAAAWNSPDETHGTSEAHEANEAHEANGAPANQGAHDTSHEPHDAPHPYETAESENPQPYELTEQYEIAADAPYTATEPEPAPEGPAPGSRAAARGKNGGSGAGRSRTRRRTPAKRSALFTVAVPSACVMGVAGVAAASVGSFGGDEAKDTTASAPDTTSVKPSTANNKLDTQLANLSADAGDFADRASRTQERIDLKAEQVAAEKKAAAEAARKERLRPKFALPVKQHGLSAYYGQAGVNWMSAHSGIDFPVSYGTEVLAATDGTVSTKWNSAYGNMAIVTAKDGTETWYCHLSTHKISTGPVKAGEVIAFSGNSGNSTGPHLHFEVRPSGGSAIDPLPWLRSHDLDPT; encoded by the coding sequence GTGAACGACCGTCACCCGTCGGGGAGCTCGACTCCCCAGCCCTCGGCACCTGGCGCCGACTACGCGACGTACGATCCACACAGCGCCGAGCACGGCGGCTACGGCTACGACGCCCACTCCACCGGCACTTTGGACACCGGCAGCTTCAGCACCGGCAGCTTCGACACCGGTACGTTCGCCACCGATCCGCTCTTCGGCGACATGCCCGGCACCGAGTACGGCACGGGCCAGTGGGCGACCACCACCACCGCCCAGCAGCAGACGGCCGACTACGACGCGTACGCCGGGCAGCACCACGCCGCCGCGTACGACACCGGCAGCTACGACACCACCTCCGCGTGGACGACCGGCGACTACCAGCACCTCGCCGACATTCCGGCCCAGCAGGGCCCGGACAGCTCGGGTCAGTGGGACGCCACCGCCTGGAACCAGGGACCCTCGACCGGCCAGTGGGAGACGCAGGTCTTCGAGACGCAGACCTTTGAGACGGGCGCCTTCGAGACGGGCACGTTCGACTCGGGCACGTTCGACGCCGCGGCGTGGAACTCGCCCGACGAAACGCACGGGACATCCGAGGCGCACGAGGCAAACGAAGCGCACGAAGCAAACGGCGCGCCCGCGAACCAAGGGGCGCACGACACGTCGCACGAGCCGCACGACGCGCCCCACCCGTACGAGACCGCGGAATCCGAGAATCCGCAGCCGTACGAACTCACCGAGCAGTACGAGATCGCCGCCGACGCCCCCTACACGGCCACGGAGCCGGAGCCGGCTCCGGAAGGCCCGGCTCCGGGGTCCCGCGCCGCCGCCCGCGGCAAGAACGGCGGCTCCGGCGCGGGCCGGTCCCGGACCCGCCGCCGCACCCCCGCCAAGCGCTCCGCCCTGTTCACCGTCGCCGTGCCGTCCGCCTGCGTGATGGGCGTCGCCGGAGTGGCCGCCGCCTCCGTGGGCAGCTTCGGCGGGGACGAGGCCAAGGACACGACCGCCTCGGCCCCGGACACCACGTCCGTGAAGCCCTCCACCGCCAACAACAAGCTGGACACCCAGCTGGCGAACCTCTCCGCGGACGCCGGTGACTTCGCGGACCGCGCGAGCCGCACGCAGGAGCGCATCGACCTCAAGGCCGAGCAGGTGGCCGCCGAGAAGAAGGCGGCCGCGGAGGCGGCACGCAAGGAGCGGCTCCGCCCCAAGTTCGCCCTGCCGGTCAAGCAGCACGGACTGAGCGCGTACTACGGACAGGCCGGCGTCAACTGGATGTCCGCCCACTCCGGCATCGACTTCCCCGTGTCGTACGGCACGGAAGTCCTCGCCGCCACCGACGGCACCGTCTCCACGAAGTGGAACAGCGCCTACGGCAACATGGCGATCGTGACCGCCAAGGACGGCACGGAGACGTGGTACTGCCACCTCTCCACGCACAAGATCTCCACCGGGCCCGTGAAGGCGGGCGAGGTCATCGCCTTCTCCGGCAACTCCGGCAACTCCACGGGACCGCACCTGCACTTCGAGGTGCGCCCCAGCGGCGGCTCGGCGATCGACCCGCTGCCGTGGCTGCGCAGCCACGACCTCGACCCGACGTAA
- the pcrA gene encoding DNA helicase PcrA yields the protein MSSLFDDSFLADLRPSRATDEEPPPPPEDSAPEPVPDDLFDGKFDVPMTRDTHYRDGAPRPVIDPATLLEGLNENQRAAVVHAGSPLLIVAGAGSGKTRVLTHRIAYLLAERGAHPGQILAITFTNKAAGEMKERVEQLVGPRANAMWVSTFHSACVRILRREYKKLGFTSSFSIYDAADSKRLMALVCRDLDLDPKKFPPKSFSAKISNLKNELIDEEDFAAQAADGFEKTLAQAYAMYQSRLREANALDFDDLIMTTVHLLRAFPDVAEHYRRRFRHVMVDEYQDTNHAQYALVRELVGPSGGEGDDPAELCVVGDADQSIYAFRGATIRNILQFEEDYTDATTILLEQNYRSTQTILSAANAVIERNESRRPKNLWTNQGAGARITGYVADTEHDEAQFVADEIDRLTDAGDAKAGDVAIFYRTNAQSRVFEEIFIRVGLPYKVVGGVRFYERKEVRDVLAYLRVLANPEDAVPLRRILNVPKRGIGDRAEAMIDALSQREKISFPQALRRVDEAYGMAARSTNAVKRFNTLMEELRTVVESGAGPAVVLEAVLERTGYLAELQASTDPQDETRIENLQELAAVALEFEQENAQAAGAQEDGQAEGPAEGDEGAAAPAGTLSDFLERVALVADSDQIPDEEDDGSGVITLMTLHTAKGLEFPVVFLTGMEDGVFPHMRSLGQVKELEEERRLAYVGITRARERLYLTRSSMRSAWGQPSYNPPSRFLEEIPDTYLDWKRKGSVGAPASSGPAAGITSSLSSSRSRTGGAQGFATRRASEKPVVSLAVGDRVTHDQFGLGTVVGVKGTGANAEATVDFGEPKPKRLLLRYAPVEKL from the coding sequence ATGAGCAGCCTCTTTGATGACAGCTTCCTGGCGGACCTCCGGCCTTCCCGGGCCACGGACGAAGAGCCCCCGCCGCCGCCCGAGGACAGCGCTCCGGAACCGGTTCCGGACGACTTGTTCGACGGGAAGTTCGACGTGCCCATGACCCGGGACACGCACTACCGCGACGGGGCCCCGCGCCCGGTCATCGACCCGGCGACGCTCCTGGAGGGGCTGAACGAGAACCAGCGTGCGGCGGTCGTGCACGCCGGCTCCCCGCTGCTCATCGTGGCCGGCGCCGGTTCGGGCAAGACCCGGGTGCTGACCCACCGCATCGCGTATCTCCTGGCGGAGCGCGGCGCGCACCCGGGGCAGATCCTCGCGATCACCTTCACGAACAAGGCCGCGGGCGAGATGAAGGAGCGCGTAGAGCAGCTCGTCGGCCCCCGGGCCAACGCGATGTGGGTCTCGACGTTCCACAGCGCCTGCGTCCGCATCCTGCGCCGCGAGTACAAGAAGCTCGGCTTCACGTCCTCCTTCTCGATCTACGACGCCGCGGACTCCAAGCGCCTGATGGCCCTGGTCTGCCGTGACCTGGACCTCGACCCGAAGAAGTTCCCGCCGAAGTCCTTCAGCGCCAAGATCTCGAATCTGAAGAACGAGCTGATCGACGAGGAGGACTTCGCCGCCCAGGCCGCCGACGGCTTCGAGAAGACCCTCGCCCAGGCCTACGCCATGTACCAGTCACGCCTGCGCGAGGCGAACGCGCTGGACTTCGACGACCTGATCATGACGACGGTCCACCTCCTGCGCGCCTTCCCGGACGTCGCCGAGCACTACCGCCGCCGCTTCCGGCACGTCATGGTCGACGAGTACCAGGACACCAACCACGCGCAGTACGCCCTGGTGCGCGAGCTGGTCGGACCCTCCGGTGGCGAGGGCGACGACCCGGCGGAGCTGTGCGTGGTGGGTGACGCGGACCAGTCGATCTACGCCTTCCGCGGCGCCACGATCCGCAACATCCTCCAGTTCGAGGAGGACTACACCGACGCGACCACGATCCTCCTGGAGCAGAACTACCGCTCCACGCAGACGATCCTGAGCGCCGCGAACGCGGTCATCGAGCGGAACGAGAGCCGCCGCCCGAAGAATCTGTGGACCAACCAGGGCGCGGGCGCCCGCATCACCGGCTACGTGGCAGACACCGAGCACGACGAGGCGCAGTTCGTCGCGGACGAGATCGACCGGCTCACGGACGCGGGTGACGCGAAGGCCGGCGACGTCGCGATCTTCTACCGCACGAACGCCCAGTCGCGTGTCTTCGAAGAGATCTTCATCCGTGTCGGCCTGCCCTACAAGGTCGTCGGCGGCGTCCGCTTCTACGAGCGCAAGGAGGTCCGCGATGTGCTGGCCTACCTGCGGGTCCTCGCCAACCCCGAGGACGCGGTCCCGCTGCGCCGCATCCTCAACGTCCCCAAGAGGGGCATCGGCGACCGCGCCGAGGCGATGATCGACGCGCTCTCGCAGCGCGAGAAGATCTCCTTCCCGCAGGCGCTGCGCCGCGTCGACGAGGCGTACGGAATGGCGGCCCGCTCGACCAATGCCGTCAAGCGGTTCAACACGCTCATGGAGGAGCTGCGGACCGTCGTCGAGTCCGGCGCGGGCCCGGCCGTCGTCCTGGAGGCCGTACTCGAACGGACCGGCTACCTCGCCGAGTTGCAGGCCTCGACCGACCCGCAGGACGAGACCCGTATCGAGAACCTCCAGGAACTCGCCGCCGTCGCGCTGGAGTTCGAGCAGGAGAACGCCCAGGCGGCCGGTGCTCAGGAGGACGGCCAGGCGGAAGGCCCAGCGGAAGGCGACGAAGGGGCCGCCGCCCCGGCCGGCACGCTCTCCGACTTCCTGGAGCGCGTCGCGCTCGTCGCCGACTCCGACCAGATTCCGGATGAGGAGGACGACGGCTCCGGAGTCATCACCCTGATGACGCTCCACACCGCCAAGGGCCTCGAATTCCCCGTGGTGTTCCTGACCGGCATGGAGGACGGCGTCTTCCCGCACATGCGCTCCCTCGGGCAGGTCAAGGAGCTGGAGGAGGAGCGCCGCCTCGCCTACGTGGGCATCACGCGCGCGCGTGAACGGCTCTATCTGACGCGGTCCTCGATGCGCAGCGCCTGGGGCCAGCCCTCGTACAACCCCCCGTCGCGCTTCCTCGAAGAGATTCCGGATACGTATCTGGACTGGAAGCGGAAGGGCTCTGTCGGCGCCCCCGCGTCGTCGGGTCCCGCCGCGGGCATCACCTCGTCGCTGTCCTCGTCGCGTTCGCGCACGGGCGGCGCGCAGGGCTTCGCCACGCGCCGCGCCTCGGAGAAGCCGGTGGTCTCGCTGGCTGTCGGGGACCGGGTCACGCACGACCAGTTCGGCCTCGGGACCGTGGTCGGAGTGAAGGGCACGGGTGCGAACGCCGAGGCGACGGTGGACTTCGGCGAGCCCAAGCCGAAGCGGCTCCTGCTGCGGTACGCGCCGGTCGAGAAGCTGTAA
- a CDS encoding C40 family peptidase, with protein sequence MASHRKPRTRTAGIRTAPAVGITTAALTSVALLSQAAQAAPSAPAKPSLEEVRKKVDDLYHQAGVATQKYNSAKEKTEKQRKKADRLLDDVAERADRLNEARQKLGSIAAAQYRTGAVSQTATMMLAKDPQGFFDQNHLADRLTKRQKKAVDDYQAQQASATKQRTKAARSVETLSDSRDDLRTSKETVQKKLGEARELLSELTAEEKARLAAIERTKEREAKRKAEELARKEVAEAERKRKAEEAARKEREEQGQGEGQDSGSGSGSGSGAGSDAGSGPGGGSGSGGGSGSGSTGGSYATKAAKVIDFAEAQIGKPYVWGATGPDSYDCSGLTQDAWKAAGITLPRTTWDQVKAGTTVKTADAEPGDLVFFYDDISHVGIYIGGGKMIHAPKPGAKVRVESIYYMPIHSVVRPA encoded by the coding sequence TTGGCGTCGCACCGCAAGCCGCGGACCCGGACAGCCGGAATACGCACCGCCCCCGCCGTCGGCATCACGACGGCCGCCCTCACCTCCGTGGCGCTCCTGTCACAGGCCGCGCAGGCGGCCCCCTCCGCACCGGCGAAGCCCAGCCTCGAAGAGGTGCGGAAGAAGGTCGACGACCTGTACCACCAGGCGGGCGTGGCCACCCAGAAGTACAACTCGGCCAAGGAGAAGACCGAGAAGCAGCGCAAGAAGGCCGACCGGCTGCTCGACGACGTGGCCGAGCGCGCGGACAGGCTGAACGAGGCGCGCCAGAAGCTCGGCTCCATCGCCGCCGCCCAGTACCGCACCGGGGCCGTCTCCCAGACCGCCACGATGATGCTCGCCAAGGATCCGCAGGGTTTCTTCGACCAGAACCACCTGGCGGACAGGCTGACCAAGCGGCAGAAGAAGGCCGTCGACGACTACCAGGCGCAGCAGGCGTCGGCGACGAAGCAGCGTACGAAGGCCGCGCGGAGCGTGGAGACGCTGAGCGACTCGCGGGACGATCTCAGGACGAGCAAGGAGACCGTCCAGAAGAAGCTGGGCGAGGCGCGTGAACTGCTCTCGGAGCTGACCGCCGAGGAGAAGGCCCGGCTCGCCGCGATCGAGCGGACGAAGGAGCGGGAGGCCAAGCGCAAGGCCGAGGAGCTGGCCCGCAAGGAGGTCGCCGAGGCGGAGCGCAAGCGCAAGGCGGAGGAGGCGGCCAGGAAGGAGCGGGAGGAGCAGGGGCAGGGGGAGGGCCAGGATTCCGGGTCGGGTTCCGGATCGGGTTCCGGCGCCGGTTCGGATGCGGGTTCAGGCCCGGGCGGGGGCTCAGGCTCCGGTGGCGGCTCGGGCTCCGGAAGCACCGGCGGAAGTTACGCCACCAAGGCCGCGAAGGTCATCGACTTCGCGGAGGCACAGATCGGCAAGCCGTACGTATGGGGCGCGACCGGGCCCGACTCCTACGACTGCTCCGGGCTCACCCAGGATGCCTGGAAGGCGGCGGGGATCACCCTGCCCCGCACCACGTGGGACCAGGTGAAGGCCGGCACGACCGTGAAGACCGCCGACGCCGAGCCGGGCGACCTGGTCTTCTTCTACGACGACATCAGCCACGTGGGGATCTACATCGGCGGCGGCAAGATGATCCACGCCCCGAAGCCGGGCGCGAAGGTCCGCGTCGAATCGATCTACTACATGCCGATCCACAGCGTGGTGCGCCCGGCGTAG